In one window of Chloroflexota bacterium DNA:
- a CDS encoding type III pantothenate kinase, whose protein sequence is MLLCIDIGNTNIVLGLHGDGKWLAQWRIRTAPDVMPDEYAMLLKQLLADRGCSFTEITMVTVASVVPPLTGVFSELCQRYLGKQALIIGPGVRTGMRIRIDNPAELGADLVCDAVAAYQRFGTACIVVDFGTATTFSAIAKNGDFLGVAIALGLGVAADALAARTAQLPRVHLIPPPTAIGKNTVHSMQSGLIFGYVGLVESLIARIQGELGGHAKVIATGGLAPVIASLTHVFDEVDPWLTLEGIRIISERNASEGGLR, encoded by the coding sequence ATGCTGCTTTGCATTGACATTGGCAATACCAACATCGTTCTCGGCCTGCATGGCGACGGCAAGTGGCTGGCTCAGTGGCGTATCCGCACCGCCCCGGACGTTATGCCGGATGAGTACGCCATGCTCCTGAAGCAGTTGCTGGCGGATAGAGGGTGTTCATTCACCGAGATCACGATGGTTACGGTAGCCAGCGTGGTGCCTCCGTTGACGGGCGTTTTCAGTGAACTATGCCAGCGCTATTTGGGCAAGCAAGCATTGATCATCGGCCCGGGCGTGCGAACTGGGATGCGCATTCGGATTGACAACCCCGCGGAGCTGGGTGCAGACTTAGTATGTGATGCTGTGGCCGCCTATCAGCGCTTCGGCACCGCCTGTATCGTAGTGGATTTCGGCACCGCGACCACATTCAGCGCTATCGCCAAGAACGGCGATTTCCTGGGTGTAGCCATTGCCTTAGGGCTGGGAGTCGCTGCCGACGCCCTTGCGGCCCGCACTGCCCAATTGCCACGTGTTCACTTGATCCCACCACCCACAGCCATTGGCAAAAACACCGTTCATTCTATGCAGTCTGGTCTGATATTCGGTTACGTCGGGCTGGTGGAGAGTCTCATTGCCCGTATCCAAGGCGAACTGGGTGGGCATGCCAAAGTCATCGCCACCGGGGGACTAGCCCCTGTCATTGCTTCCCTCACGCACGTGTTTGATGAAGTGGATCCTTGGTTGACCCTGGAGGGAATCCGCATCATCAGCGAGCGAAATGCTTCTGAGGGAGGGCTGAGATAA